Proteins encoded by one window of Dyella humicola:
- a CDS encoding 2'-5' RNA ligase family protein, with the protein MSRTLLALLVPEAEPLVGELRARYDPAARRGLGAHITLVYPFLDSADVTADVRAGLSAVVGSYGPLSFHLEEVRTFPSTVWLAPTPPEPIHTLASAIEQAFPVRPTVGHAFARYTPHLTAARDVRRERQLIADVLRLRVETYGYVECTCHAVVLLESVDKRWRPSGAFPLGGAMHHPR; encoded by the coding sequence TAGTGCCCGAAGCGGAGCCGCTGGTTGGCGAGCTGCGCGCCCGCTACGACCCAGCCGCCCGGCGCGGACTTGGCGCCCACATCACCCTGGTGTACCCATTCCTTGACAGCGCTGATGTTACGGCGGACGTGCGGGCAGGACTCAGTGCTGTAGTTGGAAGCTATGGGCCGCTGTCTTTCCATCTGGAGGAGGTGCGGACGTTCCCGTCGACAGTGTGGCTCGCTCCGACCCCGCCCGAGCCCATTCACACCTTGGCCTCGGCCATTGAGCAGGCGTTCCCTGTCAGACCGACCGTGGGCCATGCGTTTGCCCGCTATACACCGCATCTAACAGCTGCTCGCGATGTGAGGCGGGAACGACAGCTCATTGCCGACGTCCTCCGGTTGCGTGTCGAGACGTACGGATACGTCGAATGCACGTGCCACGCAGTCGTCTTGCTTGAGAGTGTTGACAAACGATGGCGACCATCCGGCGCATTCCCTTTGGGTGGTGCCATGCACCACCCTCGATGA